The proteins below come from a single Panicum hallii strain FIL2 chromosome 7, PHallii_v3.1, whole genome shotgun sequence genomic window:
- the LOC112899278 gene encoding uncharacterized protein LOC112899278 isoform X1 has translation MFSAIMAKKSYKQHSKSEKIQVGCMSGLIRMLDFRRSPKLLSDGRVKREPKGFEDVHENISAKDNKDHRVGLIFAGRASIKTLMEEEMASSTEPLKQAQRNVTGICCEDIDLNLAASLMEIYRSRTEGQEISNSVESGRSSISTDKEDNTGPPAQLYQIPSSIQRALENVAEAVIRHQSANKKYISSSGEARSKEFVDALQLLSSNKELFLMLMQDPSSRLLECLQNLYMSLGSTKLECEECDEETEFQGMTNNLEQSVTSPSKVQRRHNSFLKEDKLVMRKQPNLNDSSRGLSRIVILKPSPARSHSSLISSSATSSPLSNHNNLQVQEASDKPDRQFSLRELKRRLRIAVSENRKDHQLNSMSITFHKAEADSSKQLPVTSMSESLASTDSSDSKVAEEPSIVEKETVPVDSGSGTRNDVAHGVGSFSYEKAKMYIVERLNDQGEDKSQIVQKSESFERLISLPENAAFSSSSFPQEENIGISHEATNPLNLHTIEQEDGSASPKPSRLYQETESDDTSNLGTESLVELKTDHGNHPQYDNAISQELISEEVKIMQDAVENPQLCAKTETLQESVEGKNPDECSSEEPLSMNVLSQVALNGQENHSPSEVVELVKPSVLTFPYSPDNTDDKEEKLSPQSVLDPAIGEVTSPGHQTQNRDELSKPISRVLFKEFDTSSASPTLWSEPEVAILDDKDARVSFIKAVLEASELLSEENSQIWYTEETLLDVSVLAEVGNSYCLTDDAVLLFDCVEEVLLKIRYKFFGNAPWVAFLKHNVRPAPVGRHLIQEVAKGIDSLVGNEFPNTLEQVMMKDLDSGSWLDLRHDSESVVVELWDDLLDDLLEEMIFDLWL, from the exons GATAACAAAGATCATAGGGTTGGATTGATCTTTGCTGGTAGGGCAAGTATTAAAACTTTGATGGAAGAAGAGATGGCCAGCAGCACAGAGCCCTTGAAGCAAGCACAAAGAAATGTAACTGGGATATGCTGTGAGGATATTGATCTAAACTTGGCTGCCAGTCTCATGGAAATCTACAGAAGTCGTACTGAAGGCCAAGAAATCAGTAATTCAGTTGAATCAGGTCGTAGTTCCATTTCAACTGACAAAGAAGACAATACTGGTCCTCCTGCTCAGCTCTATCAGATCCCTTCTAGTATTCAGAGAGCTCTGGAAAATGTTGCTGAAGCAGTTATAAGACATCAATCTGCAAACAAAAAATACATAAGCAGCAGTGGTGAAGCTAGGTCCAAAGAATTTGTTGATGCACTACAGCTACTGAGCTCAAACAAGGAGTTGTTTCTTATGCTTATGCAAGATCCAAGCTCTAGGTTGTTAGAATGTCTCCAAAACCTTTACATGTCACTAGGAAGTACAAAGTTAGAATGTGAAGAATGTGACGAAGAAACTGAGTTTCAAGGTATGACAAATAATCTAGAGCAGTCTGTGACTTCTCCAAGTAAGGTGCAAAGAAGGCATAATTCTTTCTTGAAGGAGGATAAGTTGGTAATGAGGAAACAACCAAATTTAAATGATAGCTCTCGTGGCCTTAGCAGAATAGTAATCTTGAAGCCAAGTCCTGCTAGAAGTCACAGCAGTCTTATCTCAAGTAGTGCAACTTCGTCACCACTATCAAATCATAATAATTTGCAAGTTCAGGAAGCCAGTGATAAACCTGATCGCCAATTCTCCCTTAGAGAGCTCAAAAGGAGGCTAAGGATTGCTGTTAGTGAAAATCGGAAGGATCACCAGTTAAACTCCATGAGTATTACTTTTCATAAAGCTGAAGCTGATTCTAGCAAACAGCTTCCAGTCACAAGTATGTCGGAGAGTTTGGCAAGTACAGATTCTTCTGACAGCAAGGTAGCTGAGGAACCATCAATTGTTGAGAAGGAAACAGTCCCAGTAGATAGTGGAAGTGGAACGAGAAATGATGTTGCTCATGGTGTCGGCTCTTTCTCCTATGAAAAAGCTAAGATGTATATAGTTGAGAGACTAAATGATCAAGGAGAAGACAAGTCTCAGATTGTACAAAAATCTGAATCATTTGAGAGATTAATTTCATTACCAGAGAATGCTGCATTTTCTTCAAGTAGTTTCCCTCAAGAGGAGAATATTGGCATATCACATGAAGCTACAAATCCGTTGAACTTGCATACAATTGAGCAAGAGGATGGCTCAGCAAGTCCCAAACCATCAAGGCTGTACCAGGAGACAGAATCAGATGACACTAGCAACTTAGGTACGGAAAGTTTGGTTGAGCTCAAGACAGACCATGGAAACCATCCACAATATGACAACGCTATCTCACAGGAGTTGATCAGCGAAG AGGTTAAGATCATGCAGGATGCAGTGGAGAATCCACAACTCTGTGCTAAGACTGAAACTTTGCAGGAAAGTGTTGAAGGAAAAAATCCAGACGAA TGTTCATCAGAGGAACCACTATCCATGAATGTGTTATCACAAGTGGCCCTTAATGGACAAGAGAACCATAGTCCATCAGAAGTTGTTGAATTAGTCAAGCCATCTGTATTGACATTTCCTTACTCCCCGGACAATACTGATGACAAAGAGGAGAAACTGAGTCCCCAATCCGTTCTTGATCCTGCCATAGGAGAAGTTACCAGTCCTGGACATCAAACTCAAAATCGAG ATGAGTTGTCCAAGCCTATTTCTAGAGTTCTGTTCAAAGAGTTTGACACTTCTTCAGCATCCCCAACCTTGTGGAGTGAACCAGAAGTAGCTATTTTGGATGATAAAGACGCAAGGGTTTCCTTCATTAAGGCCGTGCTAGAAGCTTCAGAACTGCTGTCCGAGGAAAACTCGCAGATATGGTATACAGAAGAGACACTGCTTGACGTATCTGTACTGGCTGAAGTAGGAAACTCGTACTGCCTGACAGATGATGCAGTGCTTCTGTTCGATTGTGTGGAAGAGGTTCTTCTCAAGATAAGGTACAAGTTTTTTGGTAACGCCCCTTGGGTTGCTTTTCTGAAACACAATGTGAGACCGGCTCCAGTAGGAAGACATCTTATTCAAGAGGTGGCTAAGGGCATCGATTCTCTTGTCGGTAATGAGTTTCCAAACACTTTAGAACAGGTGATGATGAAAGACTTGGACAGTGGGTCGTGGCTGGATCTTCGACACGATTCTGAAAGCGTTGTAGTTGAGTTGTGGGATGATTTGCTTGATGACTTACTGGAGGAGATGATTTTTGATTTGTGGCTTTAA
- the LOC112899278 gene encoding uncharacterized protein LOC112899278 isoform X2 — protein sequence MFSAIMAKKSYKQHSKSEKIQVGCMSGLIRMLDFRRSPKLLSDGRVKREPKGFEDVHENISAKDNKDHRVGLIFAGRASIKTLMEEEMASSTEPLKQAQRNVTGICCEDIDLNLAASLMEIYRSRTEGQEISNSVESGRSSISTDKEDNTGPPAQLYQIPSSIQRALENVAEAVIRHQSANKKYISSSGEARSKEFVDALQLLSSNKELFLMLMQDPSSRLLECLQNLYMSLGSTKLECEECDEETEFQGMTNNLEQSVTSPSKVQRRHNSFLKEDKLVMRKQPNLNDSSRGLSRIVILKPSPARSHSSLISSSATSSPLSNHNNLQVQEASDKPDRQFSLRELKRRLRIAVSENRKDHQLNSMSITFHKAEADSSKQLPVTSMSESLASTDSSDSKVAEEPSIVEKETVPVDSGSGTRNDVAHGVGSFSYEKAKMYIVERLNDQGEDKSQIVQKSESFERLISLPENAAFSSSSFPQEENIGISHEATNPLNLHTIEQEDGSASPKPSRLYQETESDDTSNLGTESLVELKTDHGNHPQYDNAISQELISEEVKIMQDAVENPQLCAKTETLQCSSEEPLSMNVLSQVALNGQENHSPSEVVELVKPSVLTFPYSPDNTDDKEEKLSPQSVLDPAIGEVTSPGHQTQNRDELSKPISRVLFKEFDTSSASPTLWSEPEVAILDDKDARVSFIKAVLEASELLSEENSQIWYTEETLLDVSVLAEVGNSYCLTDDAVLLFDCVEEVLLKIRYKFFGNAPWVAFLKHNVRPAPVGRHLIQEVAKGIDSLVGNEFPNTLEQVMMKDLDSGSWLDLRHDSESVVVELWDDLLDDLLEEMIFDLWL from the exons GATAACAAAGATCATAGGGTTGGATTGATCTTTGCTGGTAGGGCAAGTATTAAAACTTTGATGGAAGAAGAGATGGCCAGCAGCACAGAGCCCTTGAAGCAAGCACAAAGAAATGTAACTGGGATATGCTGTGAGGATATTGATCTAAACTTGGCTGCCAGTCTCATGGAAATCTACAGAAGTCGTACTGAAGGCCAAGAAATCAGTAATTCAGTTGAATCAGGTCGTAGTTCCATTTCAACTGACAAAGAAGACAATACTGGTCCTCCTGCTCAGCTCTATCAGATCCCTTCTAGTATTCAGAGAGCTCTGGAAAATGTTGCTGAAGCAGTTATAAGACATCAATCTGCAAACAAAAAATACATAAGCAGCAGTGGTGAAGCTAGGTCCAAAGAATTTGTTGATGCACTACAGCTACTGAGCTCAAACAAGGAGTTGTTTCTTATGCTTATGCAAGATCCAAGCTCTAGGTTGTTAGAATGTCTCCAAAACCTTTACATGTCACTAGGAAGTACAAAGTTAGAATGTGAAGAATGTGACGAAGAAACTGAGTTTCAAGGTATGACAAATAATCTAGAGCAGTCTGTGACTTCTCCAAGTAAGGTGCAAAGAAGGCATAATTCTTTCTTGAAGGAGGATAAGTTGGTAATGAGGAAACAACCAAATTTAAATGATAGCTCTCGTGGCCTTAGCAGAATAGTAATCTTGAAGCCAAGTCCTGCTAGAAGTCACAGCAGTCTTATCTCAAGTAGTGCAACTTCGTCACCACTATCAAATCATAATAATTTGCAAGTTCAGGAAGCCAGTGATAAACCTGATCGCCAATTCTCCCTTAGAGAGCTCAAAAGGAGGCTAAGGATTGCTGTTAGTGAAAATCGGAAGGATCACCAGTTAAACTCCATGAGTATTACTTTTCATAAAGCTGAAGCTGATTCTAGCAAACAGCTTCCAGTCACAAGTATGTCGGAGAGTTTGGCAAGTACAGATTCTTCTGACAGCAAGGTAGCTGAGGAACCATCAATTGTTGAGAAGGAAACAGTCCCAGTAGATAGTGGAAGTGGAACGAGAAATGATGTTGCTCATGGTGTCGGCTCTTTCTCCTATGAAAAAGCTAAGATGTATATAGTTGAGAGACTAAATGATCAAGGAGAAGACAAGTCTCAGATTGTACAAAAATCTGAATCATTTGAGAGATTAATTTCATTACCAGAGAATGCTGCATTTTCTTCAAGTAGTTTCCCTCAAGAGGAGAATATTGGCATATCACATGAAGCTACAAATCCGTTGAACTTGCATACAATTGAGCAAGAGGATGGCTCAGCAAGTCCCAAACCATCAAGGCTGTACCAGGAGACAGAATCAGATGACACTAGCAACTTAGGTACGGAAAGTTTGGTTGAGCTCAAGACAGACCATGGAAACCATCCACAATATGACAACGCTATCTCACAGGAGTTGATCAGCGAAG AGGTTAAGATCATGCAGGATGCAGTGGAGAATCCACAACTCTGTGCTAAGACTGAAACTTTGCAG TGTTCATCAGAGGAACCACTATCCATGAATGTGTTATCACAAGTGGCCCTTAATGGACAAGAGAACCATAGTCCATCAGAAGTTGTTGAATTAGTCAAGCCATCTGTATTGACATTTCCTTACTCCCCGGACAATACTGATGACAAAGAGGAGAAACTGAGTCCCCAATCCGTTCTTGATCCTGCCATAGGAGAAGTTACCAGTCCTGGACATCAAACTCAAAATCGAG ATGAGTTGTCCAAGCCTATTTCTAGAGTTCTGTTCAAAGAGTTTGACACTTCTTCAGCATCCCCAACCTTGTGGAGTGAACCAGAAGTAGCTATTTTGGATGATAAAGACGCAAGGGTTTCCTTCATTAAGGCCGTGCTAGAAGCTTCAGAACTGCTGTCCGAGGAAAACTCGCAGATATGGTATACAGAAGAGACACTGCTTGACGTATCTGTACTGGCTGAAGTAGGAAACTCGTACTGCCTGACAGATGATGCAGTGCTTCTGTTCGATTGTGTGGAAGAGGTTCTTCTCAAGATAAGGTACAAGTTTTTTGGTAACGCCCCTTGGGTTGCTTTTCTGAAACACAATGTGAGACCGGCTCCAGTAGGAAGACATCTTATTCAAGAGGTGGCTAAGGGCATCGATTCTCTTGTCGGTAATGAGTTTCCAAACACTTTAGAACAGGTGATGATGAAAGACTTGGACAGTGGGTCGTGGCTGGATCTTCGACACGATTCTGAAAGCGTTGTAGTTGAGTTGTGGGATGATTTGCTTGATGACTTACTGGAGGAGATGATTTTTGATTTGTGGCTTTAA